The following is a genomic window from Saprospiraceae bacterium.
CTTTTTTATGCCCAAGGATCTTGCTGGCAAAGAAGTGGTCATGCTCGGAAAAGCATACAGAGAAATAACTTCCGTCGAAGATTTGAAACACTTTGCAGAAGATGAAGGTAAAACTCCTGAGGAAATTGAAAAAATTACTGAACCTGTTACAGAACTCAAGTTCATGGCATCAGGCGTCATGATTAAGAAATAGTCAAAAATTACTGACTTTGTATATCGTCTTTGAGTAATACTGCTCACCTGGTATCAATAAGGTTGTGGGAAAACTGCTATGATTGGGAGAATCCGGAAAATGCTGTGTTTCCAGACATAAACCTGCATATGGTTTATATTTGCCTTCTTTTCCATCAACATCACCAAGCCAATTACCAGTATAAAGCTGAACACCCGGTTGATCTGTAAACACTTCAAGCAAACGGCCTGAAGCTTCATGTTTTACTTGTGCGATAGGTACATCATGTTGATGATCATTTACTACATAATTGTGATCAAATCCGTTTGTATTCGAAAATATAGGATCATGTGCAAGTATACATTCGCTGAGTTTCCTGTAATTTCTCAAATCAAGGATCGATCCTTGCACAGATTGTATTCTTCCGGTTGGGATCAAAGTATCATCTACTTCTGTATAATTATCGGCCGCAATACGAACCTCATGGTCCAGAACATCGCCATTCTGACGACCTGACAGATTAAAATAACAATGGTTGGTAAGATTCACTATCGTTGGCTTATCTGTTTGAGCAAAATACTCTATAATCAATTCATTATTATTAAATGTATAACAAACTTCTATCATAAGATTGCCTGGATAGCCTTCTTCGAGGTGTGGACTTATGGTGCTCAACTGTACTGTACATACGTCTGTACCCTTTGATATCTTAAAATCCCATATTTTTTTATCAAAACCAACAACACCTCCATGCAGATGATGTGGGGCAAGATTTGTCTGAAGCTGATATTCCTCACTACCGATGTTAAACTTTCCAAAAGCGATCCTGTTGGCGTACCTGCCGACTATGGCACCAAAATAAGGATGATTGGTCAAATAACCCTCTAAATTTTCACGACCCAGCAAAATATCAGCTGGTTGTCCAAAACGATCAGGACAAACCCATCGATGCACGATACCACCAAGATTTGTGATACTCACCTTTTGCCCGTATCGATTACGCAGTGATATGAGTGTCACTTCATCGTCACCAACATATCCAAACCCTTCAATTTCTATCTCAAAACTTGACATTTCTATATTTAAATTAAATTATTTTATAATATATATTCATTTTGATATCAATTAATCCGTTGTATTTCTGCAAGTTATATGACAAATGTAAGGATAAGTCAAAATTTAACACATTTTTAAGAAGAATTATACAATAAACATGTTATATTTGCGGTACCAACGAATAGCTGATGTTCAAAAGTATACACTTGATAATAATATTACTTCTTTGTTCAGCTGTCATCTCAGCACAGAGTAATACTCCTGCAATCAACAATCCTACACAGGAGCAGATTAAAATTATTGAAGACATCAAAGTTTTTCCTAATCCGGCTGTTGATTACATACAAATTGCAAATGGTTCATTTGTTGTCAAAAAAATAGTAATACTAAATATCTTCAGTAAAGAGGTAAAATCTTTCCAGCATTACAATAATGCTCAGCATGATATCTCTGAACTCAAACCTGGTCTATATATCATTCGTATGGTGGATGATAAAAACAAAGTCATCCGATCGCTCAAGTTCAATAAAAACTATGACGGTGCATAATATTTTTGTATAGTGATTTCTTCAAAATATAATTAAAAGCTTTCAACATACCGGAAGCTTTTTTTATTTATAAAACCAAATTTTTAAGAAAATGAAACGATTTATACTTTTACTTTCCTTTTTTCTTTCATTTGTAGTAGTCAAGGCAGATATTACCTACAAACCATCTCACCTTGCAGTTGTTGCTGCACCCAATAGCGGTGATCAGCTTTTGGAAATATTAATTACCAATACTTTAAATACCCAATTGCCTGTCTACTGGAAACTGGTAAAGGACAACTCTTTCAAACAAAATTGGGAAACCTATATTTGTGATACGGAATTTTGCTATAGTGTCAATGTCGATCAAAGCAATACAAGTCTTCCAAACAACTTAAAACCCGGCACACACAAGTTTGAATTCCATTTCAATGCCAAAAATACTTTAGGCAATGCTAATGTTGCCCTAAAATTGTACTCAGACAAAACCTTCACTAAAGAAATTAAAACCCTGAATATCAACCTTAATGCAACATATCTTAAACAAACCCCAGCAGAGCTTGCGATCAATACGACACCATCAAGTGGAGACAACAAATTGAACATTACATATGTCAACAGTCATGATACAACATATACTGTGTTTTGGAAAGTGATAAAGGACAACACTACCTGGAAACCTCAATGGGAAACCTTCATTTGTGATCTTGAGTTTTGTTATGGTAATAATGTAGATCAAAGCATGCCAAATCTTCCCAACAAATTTAAAAAGGGTAACAGCTTGATAGAGTTCCACTTTTTTCCCAATAATGTTTCAGGAAACACATCCGTTACGTTAAAACTATATGCAGACAAAAACTTTACTCAGGAAATATTTAGCTCTGTAATTCAGATAAATAATGGCTTATCAGGTTCTCAAGAAATAGTGATAGAAAAACTTAATGTGTCACCCAGTCCAGCAACTGATTTTATTAACTTGCCTGAAAACCAAAATATTCGTTCTGTCGAGATCATCACTTCTAATGGACAATTCATCAGAACCGCACAAATCGAAAACTCCTCATCTATACAAATCAATGATCTATCAACCGGTGTTTACTTTATCAAAGCTTTTGATGCAAAATCACAGAATATAGGAATTTCAAAATTTGTAAAGCTCTAAAAAAGATATACTGCAACGATTTAAATAATGACTTATAATCTGGTTGATTTAGCTGTGGGTCTGTCATCAGTCCAAGAAATGCTATCAATTACAATAACTTAGGTTTTGATAAAATCGTCTTGATCGACTATATTCAGTATTCGTTCCGAGCTGTGGCTAGCATTTCCTTCACTTCGGCTACACTTAGTGCAACGCTTTATTGAGTAAAGTATTTTAGTGTTTGGTCAAACCATAAAAATATCTTAGGCTCAAAACACTACCTACATTATTTCAGGATTTTAGGATATGATGATTTAAATCATTGACAATACTATAAAAACAGTATAACTTAGGGCAATTAATTGGTTATTGTTTTATTTCTAACCAGCTAAATTTAGATTGTCATGAAAAAGATTTTTAGCAAAAATTATCCCTTTTATGTATTGATTTTGTTTTGGTTGTTGCAATCCGGATGTGAGCCGCTAGTAGATACAATTCCTGAAATAAGAGATTGTGAAACCTATACAAAACAAAATGCTCAAACTGTACCTGCAAAGGATACTGTACTTGTTATGACCTGGAATATCAGGTTTGGTTGTGGTGTAGATATCTTATGGTTTGGTGATGCCTGCGGAGACAGGACCGTACTTCTTAAGAAAGAAACTGAAAAAAGTCTTGAAAGTATTATCGCCCGTATCAATCAGCTTAAACCTGATATTCTATTGCTTCAGGAAGTTGATCTGTACTCTAAAAGATCTGCTTACATCGATCAAATGAAATATATCATGGATCGCACGTATTTTGGATATGGCTATTATGGCACCAACTGGAAAAGTCAGTTTATACCCAGTGATGGTATTGGCAGGCTCGATGAAGGCAATGCTATCCTTTCAGTGTGGCCTATGACAGAAGGTACCTTATACCCGTTACCTTTAAGAACTGATGTGGATGCTCTGACCAAGTATTTTTATGTAAGGGAGTCTGTACTCAGCGGACTGGTGACAATGCCTGACGGAAAGAGTTTTTATGCCATCAACACCCATTTGTCTGCATATTCGACTGATGATACAAAACTTCGTCAATTACAGAGATATATTGCTATATGTGATTCACTAAGTAAAACCGGAATCGCGATGGTGACCGGAGGTGATTACAACCTGATTCCTCCTAATTCAGATATTACAGATTATTGTCTTGCTGATGCATGTCCAGGAGAAAAATTTCATGAATCCGGTGTAGAGAAGTTTCACAAAGAAGGAAGCTATTTTACACCTGAAATCAATTGGATGAATGCGATGTATGAAAGGTATGAATCATCTCTTCCTCTCAGCGAATACAAATTGAATCAAAAAAAATATTATTCGCACTCATCTGATCCCAATATTGACTGGAACCGCACACTGGACTATCTTTTTACCAATCGCGCTTTCATCAAAAACTCCCATAAAACCTGGCAGGAATTCAGAAAAGAAGCCGATCACGCTGCGGTGACAGCATTACTGACCATTAAAAAATAATAAGATGAGAACACTAATAAAAATCTTCTTCCTTACATGGATACTAACTCTGAGTTTAAATGCACAGGAAGATACCCGATTTAAGCCTTACGGTCAAGATGCAGACATTCTGAATAACCGCAACCTGAGATATTCCTTATTTACAAAGGGAGAATATGGCATTTCAGATAAAGTTACTCTACGAGGACATCCACTTTGGATTTTTATGGCTCCATCCGTTGATGTAAAATGGCAATGGAAGAGGTCTGATAAACAATCTGTTGCATTCATTCACGGCATATCATCTCCTACACCTGTGATGAATATCTTTGCTATGGAAGGCACCGGTGGATTGATTTCACCTGAATTTGATATACCATTTATGTTGTCCCTAAAAAACGGGATGATTTCCACATGGCATCTGCAAAACACACATAGATTGACTGGGGAATTTGGGATAGAATTTGCACTTTTTAATAAGCAGTTGAATCCCGGCAGCTCCATCGATCTGCCTGTCATCAGTCCAAGAAATGCTGTCTATTACAAAAACTTTGGTATGGACTTAGCTATTGCTGCAGAAGGATCTATTATTGGGAAATTTGATTATTATTCAAAAATACAAGGATTTTTCTTTCCTTCCAACACCAAAAGGTATGAAACTGAATATGGTCAGACAGGAAGTTATTTTGGAGAAGGCACAGCAATGTTTTTTTGGAATACATCAAAAAAATGTAAACTTGGTTTAGGATCGAAACTCACCTTTGGTTCGTATCCTTTTGGAAATCAGTGGCATTTGTTACCTTTTATTGATTTTGTCAGATATTCATGGTGATGGACATAGTCGCTTAGTTCTACTTTGTCAAATTATACGGACTTTCCGATTGATTGGAAAACTGTTGGGTTAACCCAACAGTTGTGACCCTAATTTACCCATACATTTATCTTTAACTATCAAAAATTATCAGGTTTCCGGTTGATTACATTTTGATGAAAGTGTAATTGACTTAGATTTTTGAAGGTGACAAAGTAGAATTAGTTTCAATATTTCCTGATGCTTATCTATTGACAGGATTAAGGCTTTGGGTTGCTATAATTGGTGCTGTCATCGGTTGGTGGTTAGGTTGGAAAAAATGATGCTTTTGGCGATCCGAATTTATTGAATACCAATTTTGTCAATTTCTTACAAATAGCACTATCATGAAATAATTTCTTCTACTTTTGCAGAAAATATTTTATGTTTTCCAAAAGACAATTATTTCTGCAGCACGTAGCACAGACAAGTGATTTTCCTATGTGTCTGGAAGTAAGTCATGCTTCAGGTATGTATATCTATGGGACTGATGGAAAAAAATATCTTGATTTTGATTCCGGAATATCAGTCAGTTCAGTAGGGCACTGTCATCCTGCCGTAGTAAATGCGGTAAAAATGCAGGCAGAAACATATATGCATACTATGGTGTATGGAGAACATATTCAGGCACCACAGGTTGAATATGCCACATTATTATCCGAAGTTTTGAACAATGGTCTCAATAGTGTGTATTATGTAAATAGTGGATCTGAAGCTGTTGAAACAGCCATAAAACTGGCAAGAAAAGCTAGAGGAAGATATGAAATCATCAGTTGCGCCAACGCATATCACGGCAGTACCATCGCAGCAGAAAGCCTGAGAAGTGATACTGCTTTTACCAAACATTTTGTGCCCACCATGCCGGGAGTAAGACACATCAGATTCAACAATGAAACAGATTTAGCAAAGATAACCAACAACACAGCTTGTGTGATTCTGGAACCCGTACAAGCTGAAGCAGGTATAATTGTGCCTGAAAATGACTACCTGCAAAAAGTCCGAACCAGGTGTCAACAGACCGGGACATTGATGATTCTGGATGAAATCCAAACAGGTTTCGGTCGCACAGGGGAAATGTTTGCACATCAAAAATACGGTATTACTCCTGACATATTGCTTATAGCAAAAGGCATGGGCGGTGGAATGCCCATAGGTGGGGTGGTGGCATCCACGGACTTGATGATGCATTTTGCCCGCAATCCTGCACTGGGGCATATCACTACTTTCGGTGGCCATCCTGTATGTGTAGCTGCTGCATTGGCAACTATAAAACTACTTTTACATGAATCTCATATTGCTGAAATAGCAAAAAAAGAAGTACTCTTAAAAAGTTTGCTCAAGCATGACATGATCAAGGAAGTGCGCTCTTCCGGTCTGATGATGGCTGTAGAAATCCGTGATCCATCATTACTCACTCCTTTGATAGATCGAGTCATCAGCGATGGCGTCCTGATCGACTATTTCCTGTTCAATGCATCTTCCTTTCGAATAGCACCTCCTTTGATAATAACAGACCAGGAAATCGAATATGGAGTAAGGACGATTTTAAATGCTATGGATGCTATACTGAGATGAAGGAAAGCAAAATCACATCACTATTGAGCTATCTGACAGAGGTGCACTTAGAAAGTGTTCCTTCAGAGTATAATGATCAACTACATGTAGTTCTGAAAAACGGAAGATATCAGTTGTGTACAGAAAATGCGATCTACTCATATGGTGATAAATATTATAATTTCAGAAAATGCTTTAAAAAAATGGTGCTTCCGGATTCCGGTAAGACCGATGTTTTGTTGTTGGGTTTCGGGATGGGAAGTATACCATATATGCTCGAGAAAGTATTTATGAGAAATTACAGGTATACCGGTGTGGAAATCGATCCTATGATAATATATCTTGCTTCCAAATATGTCATGCCCGAATTGAGTTCTGAGATATCAATCATAGAGACCGATGCTGCCACATTTGTGAAACAAAATGACGAACTTTTTGATATCATCTGTATTGATATTTTTGTAGATGATAATATACCTGCTTATTTCCTGACAGAATCATTTCTAATACAAGTCAAAAATAGTATCAGTGAAAAAGGTATAATTTTGTTTAACCATCTTGGATATACTTCCATTGATGTTTCAAAAGCAAAACTGTATTATGAAACCGTATTTTCAAAGATATTTTTTGATTCAACAATGATAAAAGTGCATAAAAATATCATGATGATCAGCAAAAGAGACGTTATAAATGTATAATAAATCAGCCTGATATTAATAAATTTTATCACTATTAACCGACTTAAATTATAATTCATCAAATTTCACCTATAAACAACTGACTGTCAATGACCATTGTTTAAGACTTCCTTTAGTACCCCCATATTTTAAAAGATCGATAATTGAGGACAGGGTGATTTATTTTTTGTCTTTGTGGCTTTTACATAAGTTCTGCGGCTGTTTTCAACCATCCAGATTACATCTATGAGGCTTATCATATGGATCCTCACCAATGCTGCCACTGTAGAGAAGGCTTTTTTTGTTTCGGATTTTACTTTTAGTATCAGGAGTAGTAATTGTGCTATCAATGTGCACCATATTTGTGTCTTTATCCCGTTTTCTGTTTCTGAATAGAAAAAGTGCAATTGAAAATTTTGTTTCAATTTCTTGAACAGGAGCTCTATATTCCACCAGAGTTTATATATATAAGCTACTTCTTCTCTTTTTATTTCAAAGTTATTGGTGATAAACTCATATACCCTTCCTTTTACGTCTTTGTACGTGACTTTCCTCAAGCACAACGCTTTTTCTTCTCCGTTGTCCTTGTATTTAAGGTGTATGTGTTCTTCTTTCAAGACACCATATTCTGTGTCGTTCAGTTCTTTACAATATGTTTGTTCTATGATGTCATACACTGCATTTTTCTTCAATCTACATACAAAATTGATCTTCTTGCCTGTAAATTTAGCAAATTGGAGGTAATGGTTATAAGCCCTGTCAAACACCACCATACTATGCTCGGGAAGGTTTAGGTATTGAATAAAAGTTTTATCATGACATTTGGCTTCGCTGATCTTTACAAACGCAGGGGTATCAGCGTGTGCATCAATGAGCATATGGACTTTGAGCCCACCTTTCTTCCTGCCGTCATCCTTTGGATTGCGCCCCACACCTTTCATAATATCAGAAAATAGTCTAATGGTACTCGAATCAAAGATAAATAGGTCGCTGAATGATACATTATTAATGCGGCTGACCGACAAAATTGGCTTAAAATGTTGCAGAAGTTCAAAGTACAGCTTTTCAAAAAACACGTTGTCTCGTTCTCTCAATCCATCACCAGCAGTACTTCTGGCAGGTGACGATTTAAGTCCAAGATGATTTAATTTACCTTGCATTCCCATCATTCCATCACATATTTCACCCATAGAATCACATCTGCTAAATATTCCGAAAAGCATAGTGATCAGTTGCGTCCAAGCAGGGAATGACCTATAATGCTTATCTGTTTTGTGGGTTAGTGCTAATACTGCAAACTTATCTTTTGGTATAAAATCAATCAATTGTTTGAAAATTGGCTGACCGACTAATTTTTTTGAGTTATCTTTGACTGTCATACTTAGTGTGTTTGGTAGCCAAAAGGTATGACAAAAGGGTTAATCTTTGAGGTTAACCCGCTTTTTTATTTTTTAAGTCGGTTAGTAGTGAAATTTTACATCTTATTTGACTCATTTTCAACGTAATAATATTATTAAGTATATATTGTGAACTTTTGAATTTTTAAATAAATTACATGGATAATGTCGAAAAATATGCCACTCTTGCTTTTGACTGGCTGATCAAAGCCTTACCAAATATGGTACTGGCGATAGTAGTGTTGTGGCTCGGTCTGTGGGTGATAAAGAAGCTTACAGCTGTTTTTTTGGCTACTTTGCAAAGAGCAGGATTTACTCCGGAGATCGGCTCATTTCTGGGTACATTGGCAAATATTGCTCTCAAGGTTTTGTTGGTCATCAGTGTGGCGGGCATGGTTGGCGTCAATACTGCAGCTTTTGTGGGTGTGCTGGCTGCAGGAGGGCTCGCGGTAGGATTGGCATTGCAGGGAAGCTTAGGAAATTTTGCAGCCGGCATTATAATCGTAGTTTTTAAGCCTTATAAAAAAGGAGATTGGGTGGAGATCAAGGAAAAATTTGGGAAAGTCACAGACATTCAGATTTTTAATACGATACTGCAGACTCCCGGAAATAAAGTCCTCATCATACCCAATGGAGAGGTCATCAATGGTGTGATTACCAATTTTTCCGGAATCGGAAATATCCGACTTGAGCTCAAGGTTTTACTTCCATATTCAGAGGATTTTCCCAGAACTAAATCTTTAATTTTATATGTATTGAAACAAATGCCTGAAATCCTTGAAAATCCTGCTCCTGAGATTGGGATCGAAGAATTTGGAGAAACTAATCTGGTGATCAATATACGTCCATATGTCCGACCAGATGATTACTGGAAAGTGTATTACGAAGTGA
Proteins encoded in this region:
- a CDS encoding galactose mutarotase; this encodes MSSFEIEIEGFGYVGDDEVTLISLRNRYGQKVSITNLGGIVHRWVCPDRFGQPADILLGRENLEGYLTNHPYFGAIVGRYANRIAFGKFNIGSEEYQLQTNLAPHHLHGGVVGFDKKIWDFKISKGTDVCTVQLSTISPHLEEGYPGNLMIEVCYTFNNNELIIEYFAQTDKPTIVNLTNHCYFNLSGRQNGDVLDHEVRIAADNYTEVDDTLIPTGRIQSVQGSILDLRNYRKLSECILAHDPIFSNTNGFDHNYVVNDHQHDVPIAQVKHEASGRLLEVFTDQPGVQLYTGNWLGDVDGKEGKYKPYAGLCLETQHFPDSPNHSSFPTTLLIPGEQYYSKTIYKVSNF
- a CDS encoding T9SS type A sorting domain-containing protein — translated: MIIILLLCSAVISAQSNTPAINNPTQEQIKIIEDIKVFPNPAVDYIQIANGSFVVKKIVILNIFSKEVKSFQHYNNAQHDISELKPGLYIIRMVDDKNKVIRSLKFNKNYDGA
- a CDS encoding T9SS type A sorting domain-containing protein — its product is MKRFILLLSFFLSFVVVKADITYKPSHLAVVAAPNSGDQLLEILITNTLNTQLPVYWKLVKDNSFKQNWETYICDTEFCYSVNVDQSNTSLPNNLKPGTHKFEFHFNAKNTLGNANVALKLYSDKTFTKEIKTLNINLNATYLKQTPAELAINTTPSSGDNKLNITYVNSHDTTYTVFWKVIKDNTTWKPQWETFICDLEFCYGNNVDQSMPNLPNKFKKGNSLIEFHFFPNNVSGNTSVTLKLYADKNFTQEIFSSVIQINNGLSGSQEIVIEKLNVSPSPATDFINLPENQNIRSVEIITSNGQFIRTAQIENSSSIQINDLSTGVYFIKAFDAKSQNIGISKFVKL
- a CDS encoding endonuclease/exonuclease/phosphatase family protein codes for the protein MKKIFSKNYPFYVLILFWLLQSGCEPLVDTIPEIRDCETYTKQNAQTVPAKDTVLVMTWNIRFGCGVDILWFGDACGDRTVLLKKETEKSLESIIARINQLKPDILLLQEVDLYSKRSAYIDQMKYIMDRTYFGYGYYGTNWKSQFIPSDGIGRLDEGNAILSVWPMTEGTLYPLPLRTDVDALTKYFYVRESVLSGLVTMPDGKSFYAINTHLSAYSTDDTKLRQLQRYIAICDSLSKTGIAMVTGGDYNLIPPNSDITDYCLADACPGEKFHESGVEKFHKEGSYFTPEINWMNAMYERYESSLPLSEYKLNQKKYYSHSSDPNIDWNRTLDYLFTNRAFIKNSHKTWQEFRKEADHAAVTALLTIKK
- a CDS encoding aspartate aminotransferase family protein; this encodes MFSKRQLFLQHVAQTSDFPMCLEVSHASGMYIYGTDGKKYLDFDSGISVSSVGHCHPAVVNAVKMQAETYMHTMVYGEHIQAPQVEYATLLSEVLNNGLNSVYYVNSGSEAVETAIKLARKARGRYEIISCANAYHGSTIAAESLRSDTAFTKHFVPTMPGVRHIRFNNETDLAKITNNTACVILEPVQAEAGIIVPENDYLQKVRTRCQQTGTLMILDEIQTGFGRTGEMFAHQKYGITPDILLIAKGMGGGMPIGGVVASTDLMMHFARNPALGHITTFGGHPVCVAAALATIKLLLHESHIAEIAKKEVLLKSLLKHDMIKEVRSSGLMMAVEIRDPSLLTPLIDRVISDGVLIDYFLFNASSFRIAPPLIITDQEIEYGVRTILNAMDAILR
- a CDS encoding fused MFS/spermidine synthase, with the protein product MKESKITSLLSYLTEVHLESVPSEYNDQLHVVLKNGRYQLCTENAIYSYGDKYYNFRKCFKKMVLPDSGKTDVLLLGFGMGSIPYMLEKVFMRNYRYTGVEIDPMIIYLASKYVMPELSSEISIIETDAATFVKQNDELFDIICIDIFVDDNIPAYFLTESFLIQVKNSISEKGIILFNHLGYTSIDVSKAKLYYETVFSKIFFDSTMIKVHKNIMMISKRDVINV
- a CDS encoding IS4 family transposase; amino-acid sequence: MTVKDNSKKLVGQPIFKQLIDFIPKDKFAVLALTHKTDKHYRSFPAWTQLITMLFGIFSRCDSMGEICDGMMGMQGKLNHLGLKSSPARSTAGDGLRERDNVFFEKLYFELLQHFKPILSVSRINNVSFSDLFIFDSSTIRLFSDIMKGVGRNPKDDGRKKGGLKVHMLIDAHADTPAFVKISEAKCHDKTFIQYLNLPEHSMVVFDRAYNHYLQFAKFTGKKINFVCRLKKNAVYDIIEQTYCKELNDTEYGVLKEEHIHLKYKDNGEEKALCLRKVTYKDVKGRVYEFITNNFEIKREEVAYIYKLWWNIELLFKKLKQNFQLHFFYSETENGIKTQIWCTLIAQLLLLILKVKSETKKAFSTVAALVRIHMISLIDVIWMVENSRRTYVKATKTKNKSPCPQLSIF
- a CDS encoding mechanosensitive ion channel family protein, yielding MDNVEKYATLAFDWLIKALPNMVLAIVVLWLGLWVIKKLTAVFLATLQRAGFTPEIGSFLGTLANIALKVLLVISVAGMVGVNTAAFVGVLAAGGLAVGLALQGSLGNFAAGIIIVVFKPYKKGDWVEIKEKFGKVTDIQIFNTILQTPGNKVLIIPNGEVINGVITNFSGIGNIRLELKVLLPYSEDFPRTKSLILYVLKQMPEILENPAPEIGIEEFGETNLVINIRPYVRPDDYWKVYYEVMANVKKVYSDNGIGITFSEGYETGKVGP